In Nomascus leucogenys isolate Asia chromosome 11, Asia_NLE_v1, whole genome shotgun sequence, the following proteins share a genomic window:
- the KRT4 gene encoding keratin, type II cytoskeletal 4 isoform X1: protein MTSVGVFSDMLSRCGKDGLVPRAKPRDVSDFSLYAPATKPCCSRTYKRPRLRAPALSGLGPLTSLIAPSSLSAAMIARQQCVRGGPRGFSCGSAIVGGGKRGAFSSVSMSGGAGRCSSGGFGSRSLYNLGGNKSISMSVAGSRQGACFGGAGGFGTGGFGASGFGAGFSTGGFGGGFGGSFSGKGGPGFPVCPAGGIQEVTINQSLLNPLHVEIDPEIQKVRTEEREQIKLLNNKFASFIDKVRFLEQQNKVLETKWNLLQQQTTTTSSKNLEPLFETYLSVLRKQLDTLGNDKGRLQSELKTMQDSVEDFKTKYEEEINKRTAAENDFVVLKKDVDAAYMNKVELEAKVDSLNDEINFLKVLYDAELSQMQTHVSDTSVVLSMDNNRNLDLDSIIAEVRAQYEEIAQRSKAEAEALYQTKVQQLQISVDQHGDNLKNTKSEIAELNRMIQRLRAEIENIKKQCQTLQASVADAEQRGENALKDAHSKRVELEAALQQAKEELARMLREYQELMSVKLALDIEIATYRKLLEGEEYRMSGECQSAVSISVVSGSTSTGGISGGLGSGSGFGLSSGFGSGSGSGFGFGGSVSGSSSSKIISTTTLNKRR, encoded by the exons ATGACTTCTGTAGGTGTGTTTAGTGACATGCTCAGCAGGTGTGGGAAGGATGGGCTTGTGCCAAGGGCCAAGCCCAGAGATGTTTCAGATTTTTCCCTTTATGCCCCTGCAACCAAGCCCTGCTGCTCCAGGACATATAAGAGACCAAGGCTGAGGGCTCCAGCACTCAGCGGCCTGGGCCCTCTCACTTCTCTGATAGCTCCCAGCTCACTCTCTGCAGCCATGATTGCCAGACAGCAGTGTGTCCGAGGCGGGCCCCGGGGCTTCAGTTGTGGCTCGGCCATTGTAGGCGGTGGCAAGAGAGGTGCCTTCAGCTCAGTCTCCATGTCTGGAGGTGCCGGCCGATGCTCTTCTGGGGGATTTGGCAGCAGAAGCCTCTACAACCTCGGAGGGAACAAAAGCATCTCCATGAGTGTGGCTGGGTCACGACAAGGCGCCTGCTTTGGGGGTGCTGGAGGCTTCGGCACTGGTGGCTTTGGTGCCAGTGGCTTTGGAGCTGGTTTCAGCACTGGTGGCTTTGGTGGTGGATTTGGGGGCTCCTTCAGTGGTAAGGGTGGCCCTGGCTTCCCTGTCTGCCCCGCTGGGGGAATTCAGGAGGTCACCATCAACCAGAGCTTGCTCAACCCCCTCCACGTGGAGATTGACCCTGAGATCCAGAAAGTCCGGACGGAGGAGCGCGAACAGATCAAGCTCCTCAACAACAAGTTTGCCTCCTTCATCGACAAG GTGCGGTTCTTAGAGCAACAGAATAAGGTCCTGGAGACCAAATGGAACCTGCTCCAGCAGCAGACAACCACCACCTCCAGCAAAAACCTTGAGCCCCTCTTTGAGACCTACCTCAGTGTCCTGAGGAAGCAGCTAGATACCTTGGGCAATGACAAAGGGCGCCTGCAGTCTGAGCTGAAGACCATGCAGGACAGTGTGGAGGACTTCAAGACCAA GTATGAAGAGGAGATCAACAAACGCACAGCAGCTGAGAATGACTTTGTGGTCCTCAAGAAG GACGTGGATGCTGCCTACATGAACAAGGTGGagttggaggccaaggtggacagtcTTAATGATGAGATCAACTTCCTGAAGGTCCTCTATGATGCG GAGCTGTCCCAAATGCAGACCCATGTCAGCGACACGTCCGTGGTCCTCTCCATGGACAACAACCGCAACCTGGACCTGGACAGCATTATTGCCGAGGTCCGTGCCCAGTACGAGGAGATTGCCCAGAGGAGCAAGGCTGAGGCTGAAGCCCTGTACCAGACCAAG GTCCAGCAGCTCCAGATCTCggttgaccaacatggtgataaCCTGAAGAACACCAAGAGTGAAATTGCAGAGCTCAACAGGATGATCCAGAGGCTGCGGGCAGAGATCGAGAACATCAAGAAGCAG TGCCAGACTCTTCAGGCATCTGTGGCTGATGCAGAGCAGCGTGGCGAGAATGCCCTTAAAGATGCCCACAGCAAGCGCGTAGAGCTGGAGGCTGCCCTGCAGCAGGCCAAGGAGGAGCTGGCACGAATGCTGCGTGAGTACCAGGAGCTCATGAGTGTGAAGCTGGCCTTGGACATCGAGATCGCCACCTACCGCAAACTGCTGGAGGGCGAGGAGTACAG AATGTCTGGAGAATGCCAGAGTGCCGTGAGCATCT CTGTGGTCAGCGGTAGCACCAGCACTGGAGGCATCAGCGGAGGATTAGGAAGTGGCTCCGGGTTTGGCCTGAGTAGTGGCTTTGGCTCCGGCTCTGGAAGTGGCTTTGGGTTTGGTGGCAGTGTCTCTGGTAGTTCCAGCAGCAAGATCATCTCTACCACCACCCTGAACAAGAGACGATAG
- the KRT4 gene encoding keratin, type II cytoskeletal 4 isoform X2: MIARQQCVRGGPRGFSCGSAIVGGGKRGAFSSVSMSGGAGRCSSGGFGSRSLYNLGGNKSISMSVAGSRQGACFGGAGGFGTGGFGASGFGAGFSTGGFGGGFGGSFSGKGGPGFPVCPAGGIQEVTINQSLLNPLHVEIDPEIQKVRTEEREQIKLLNNKFASFIDKVRFLEQQNKVLETKWNLLQQQTTTTSSKNLEPLFETYLSVLRKQLDTLGNDKGRLQSELKTMQDSVEDFKTKYEEEINKRTAAENDFVVLKKDVDAAYMNKVELEAKVDSLNDEINFLKVLYDAELSQMQTHVSDTSVVLSMDNNRNLDLDSIIAEVRAQYEEIAQRSKAEAEALYQTKVQQLQISVDQHGDNLKNTKSEIAELNRMIQRLRAEIENIKKQVGTLQASVADAEQRGENALKDAHSKRVELEAALQQAKEELARMLREYQELMSVKLALDIEIATYRKLLEGEEYRMSGECQSAVSISVVSGSTSTGGISGGLGSGSGFGLSSGFGSGSGSGFGFGGSVSGSSSSKIISTTTLNKRR; encoded by the exons ATGATTGCCAGACAGCAGTGTGTCCGAGGCGGGCCCCGGGGCTTCAGTTGTGGCTCGGCCATTGTAGGCGGTGGCAAGAGAGGTGCCTTCAGCTCAGTCTCCATGTCTGGAGGTGCCGGCCGATGCTCTTCTGGGGGATTTGGCAGCAGAAGCCTCTACAACCTCGGAGGGAACAAAAGCATCTCCATGAGTGTGGCTGGGTCACGACAAGGCGCCTGCTTTGGGGGTGCTGGAGGCTTCGGCACTGGTGGCTTTGGTGCCAGTGGCTTTGGAGCTGGTTTCAGCACTGGTGGCTTTGGTGGTGGATTTGGGGGCTCCTTCAGTGGTAAGGGTGGCCCTGGCTTCCCTGTCTGCCCCGCTGGGGGAATTCAGGAGGTCACCATCAACCAGAGCTTGCTCAACCCCCTCCACGTGGAGATTGACCCTGAGATCCAGAAAGTCCGGACGGAGGAGCGCGAACAGATCAAGCTCCTCAACAACAAGTTTGCCTCCTTCATCGACAAG GTGCGGTTCTTAGAGCAACAGAATAAGGTCCTGGAGACCAAATGGAACCTGCTCCAGCAGCAGACAACCACCACCTCCAGCAAAAACCTTGAGCCCCTCTTTGAGACCTACCTCAGTGTCCTGAGGAAGCAGCTAGATACCTTGGGCAATGACAAAGGGCGCCTGCAGTCTGAGCTGAAGACCATGCAGGACAGTGTGGAGGACTTCAAGACCAA GTATGAAGAGGAGATCAACAAACGCACAGCAGCTGAGAATGACTTTGTGGTCCTCAAGAAG GACGTGGATGCTGCCTACATGAACAAGGTGGagttggaggccaaggtggacagtcTTAATGATGAGATCAACTTCCTGAAGGTCCTCTATGATGCG GAGCTGTCCCAAATGCAGACCCATGTCAGCGACACGTCCGTGGTCCTCTCCATGGACAACAACCGCAACCTGGACCTGGACAGCATTATTGCCGAGGTCCGTGCCCAGTACGAGGAGATTGCCCAGAGGAGCAAGGCTGAGGCTGAAGCCCTGTACCAGACCAAG GTCCAGCAGCTCCAGATCTCggttgaccaacatggtgataaCCTGAAGAACACCAAGAGTGAAATTGCAGAGCTCAACAGGATGATCCAGAGGCTGCGGGCAGAGATCGAGAACATCAAGAAGCAGGTGGGT ACTCTTCAGGCATCTGTGGCTGATGCAGAGCAGCGTGGCGAGAATGCCCTTAAAGATGCCCACAGCAAGCGCGTAGAGCTGGAGGCTGCCCTGCAGCAGGCCAAGGAGGAGCTGGCACGAATGCTGCGTGAGTACCAGGAGCTCATGAGTGTGAAGCTGGCCTTGGACATCGAGATCGCCACCTACCGCAAACTGCTGGAGGGCGAGGAGTACAG AATGTCTGGAGAATGCCAGAGTGCCGTGAGCATCT CTGTGGTCAGCGGTAGCACCAGCACTGGAGGCATCAGCGGAGGATTAGGAAGTGGCTCCGGGTTTGGCCTGAGTAGTGGCTTTGGCTCCGGCTCTGGAAGTGGCTTTGGGTTTGGTGGCAGTGTCTCTGGTAGTTCCAGCAGCAAGATCATCTCTACCACCACCCTGAACAAGAGACGATAG